Proteins encoded within one genomic window of Streptomyces kaniharaensis:
- a CDS encoding trehalose-6-phosphate synthase has translation MTGQQIFLASKRAAVTYAPDPDSGELRPWLAPGGTGNVVAEQAGVLDVSWIASADTDDDHRAARENPEGLALSLGSGRRIRVQLLRHDRKTFEVVQNFVTAELLWAANNHGWDSWTTPTFGSETYRALECFDEFTRDFAEALLKSSADAPDPLYLVHDYQLVGVPQKLREQRPDAPILLFVHIPWPTPDYWRMLPKPMRVGLLEGMLPATTIGFFADRWCRNFLACVADLIPDAEVDRERGLIRRRGAVTRVRTLPLGYSPLTIAGRTPGLPDGIAEWAGDGPLVVHSGRTDPIKNAERAVRAFRLAVRSDARLRGTRMLVRMNPNRLYVEANADYVRRVRSAVAEVNADLGADTVRWHCDNHVEHTLGSFRRADLLVFNSTVDGQNLSAFEAPLVNERDADVVLSEMCGAAEVLGGVCRTVNPFDLAEQAEAIAGALTAPAAQRAEAAGRRRAAAEPWTLEAWVRSQLDALQADRRGGHE, from the coding sequence ATGACGGGACAGCAGATCTTTCTGGCCAGCAAGCGCGCCGCGGTGACCTACGCACCCGACCCCGACAGCGGCGAGCTGCGCCCCTGGCTCGCGCCGGGCGGCACGGGAAACGTGGTCGCCGAGCAGGCGGGGGTGCTCGACGTGTCGTGGATCGCCAGCGCCGACACGGACGACGACCACCGGGCCGCCCGCGAGAACCCGGAGGGTCTCGCGCTCAGCCTCGGCTCGGGTCGACGGATTCGCGTCCAGCTGCTGCGCCACGACCGGAAGACCTTCGAGGTGGTGCAGAACTTCGTCACCGCCGAGTTGCTCTGGGCGGCCAACAACCACGGCTGGGACTCCTGGACGACGCCCACCTTCGGCAGCGAGACGTACCGGGCACTGGAGTGCTTCGACGAGTTCACCCGCGACTTCGCGGAGGCGCTGCTGAAGAGCTCGGCCGATGCTCCGGACCCGCTGTACCTCGTCCACGACTACCAGCTCGTCGGCGTCCCGCAGAAGCTGCGCGAACAGCGGCCCGACGCGCCGATCCTGCTGTTCGTCCACATCCCGTGGCCGACGCCGGACTACTGGCGCATGCTGCCGAAACCGATGCGCGTCGGCCTGCTGGAGGGCATGCTGCCCGCCACCACGATCGGGTTCTTCGCCGACCGGTGGTGCCGCAACTTCCTCGCCTGCGTCGCCGACCTGATCCCCGATGCCGAGGTCGACCGGGAGCGTGGCCTCATCCGCCGTCGGGGTGCCGTCACCCGGGTGCGGACCCTGCCGCTCGGCTACAGCCCGCTGACCATCGCCGGTCGCACCCCCGGACTGCCGGACGGCATCGCCGAATGGGCGGGGGACGGGCCGCTGGTCGTGCACAGCGGACGGACCGACCCGATCAAGAACGCCGAGCGCGCCGTGCGGGCGTTCCGGCTGGCCGTGCGCTCCGACGCGAGGCTGCGCGGCACCAGGATGCTCGTCCGGATGAACCCGAACCGGCTCTACGTCGAGGCCAACGCCGACTACGTCCGCCGCGTGCGGAGCGCCGTCGCCGAGGTCAACGCCGATCTGGGCGCGGACACCGTGCGCTGGCACTGCGACAACCACGTCGAGCACACCCTCGGCAGCTTCCGGCGGGCCGATCTGCTGGTGTTCAACTCCACCGTGGACGGCCAGAACCTGAGCGCCTTCGAGGCGCCGCTGGTCAACGAGCGCGACGCCGACGTGGTCCTGTCCGAGATGTGCGGAGCGGCCGAGGTGCTCGGAGGCGTCTGCCGCACCGTCAACCCCTTCGACCTGGCCGAGCAGGCCGAGGCCATCGCGGGTGCCCTGACGGCGCCGGCCGCGCAGCGGGCCGAGGCCGCCGGGCGCCGCCGTGCGGCCGCCGAGCCGTGGACGCTGGAGGCCTGGGTGCGCTCGCAGCTCGACGCCCTGCAGGCCGATCGGCGGGGCGGTCATGAGTGA
- a CDS encoding aspartate aminotransferase family protein encodes MSELAADPRQVAQYRLGDAVLVRGEGVRCWDGAGREYFDCVSGTFNLLLGHSHPEVVAAIRAQSEELLFATSSFQTETTNRVMRELVRISPANLTRVNLRSSGGSTANEGAIKIAQHHTGRRDVIVPFRGHVGQTLAAASLNGTSRLRAPFPYRFPGGVQVPGPYCFRCFYRQTPDVCGMLCVQRIEDFIDYASSGSVACVIMEPVSGAGGNVVPPPGYLQELKAFCDAREIVLIFDEIQTGFGRTGEMFAADHFGVQPHIMTLAKGLTGSGLPLAAILTEERMAGWDRSMHGFTFGGHNLSAAAAVKTLEIVQRPGFLENVRASGAVLLDRLRGLRQDHPVIGDVRGLGLMLGVELVKPDGGKAVEEAHAYQRALEGRGVLTRVSEHGLGNVIEVRPPLVLTPAEAHLVADRFGEALEAL; translated from the coding sequence ATGAGTGAGCTCGCGGCCGACCCCCGGCAGGTGGCGCAGTACCGGCTCGGTGATGCCGTGCTGGTCCGGGGCGAAGGCGTGCGCTGCTGGGACGGTGCGGGCCGGGAGTACTTCGACTGCGTGTCGGGCACCTTCAACCTGCTGCTGGGCCACAGCCATCCGGAGGTGGTGGCCGCGATCCGGGCCCAGTCCGAGGAACTGCTGTTCGCCACATCCTCGTTCCAGACCGAGACGACCAACCGGGTGATGCGGGAGCTGGTCAGGATCAGCCCCGCCAACCTGACCCGGGTGAACCTGCGCAGCTCGGGCGGCTCCACCGCGAACGAGGGCGCGATCAAGATCGCCCAGCATCACACCGGGCGGCGCGACGTGATCGTGCCGTTCCGCGGTCACGTGGGCCAGACGCTCGCCGCGGCGAGCCTCAACGGCACCAGCAGGCTGCGGGCGCCCTTCCCGTACCGGTTCCCCGGCGGGGTGCAGGTGCCCGGGCCGTACTGCTTCCGCTGCTTCTACCGGCAGACCCCGGACGTGTGCGGGATGCTGTGCGTGCAGCGCATCGAGGACTTCATCGACTACGCCAGTTCCGGCAGCGTGGCGTGCGTGATCATGGAGCCGGTCAGCGGAGCGGGTGGCAACGTCGTCCCGCCGCCGGGCTACCTCCAGGAGCTGAAGGCGTTCTGCGACGCCCGTGAGATCGTCCTGATCTTCGACGAGATCCAGACCGGGTTCGGCCGCACCGGTGAGATGTTCGCCGCCGACCACTTCGGTGTGCAGCCGCACATCATGACCCTCGCCAAGGGGCTGACGGGCAGTGGCCTTCCGCTGGCCGCGATCCTGACCGAGGAGCGCATGGCCGGCTGGGACCGTTCGATGCACGGCTTCACCTTCGGCGGACACAACCTGTCGGCCGCCGCGGCGGTGAAGACCCTGGAGATCGTGCAGCGGCCCGGCTTCCTCGAGAACGTCCGCGCCAGCGGAGCCGTCCTGCTCGACCGCCTGCGCGGGCTGCGGCAGGACCATCCGGTCATCGGCGACGTCCGCGGCCTCGGCCTGATGCTCGGGGTGGAACTGGTGAAACCCGACGGCGGCAAGGCCGTCGAGGAGGCCCACGCCTACCAGCGTGCGCTGGAGGGGCGGGGCGTGCTCACCCGGGTCTCCGAGCACGGCCTCGGCAACGTCATCGAGGTGCGCCCGCCCCTCGTCCTGACACCCGCCGAGGCGCACCTGGTCGCCGACCGGTTCGGCGAAGCCCTGGAAGCCCTCTGA
- a CDS encoding MDR/zinc-dependent alcohol dehydrogenase-like family protein, with the protein MRVVLEPGGPRLDPGPPERPPGEHAVRVRIELAGVCRSDLKEVAGSRYGVSQFGHELVGVVEESTVPALPPGQRVTLDPNVAIERSTGFATTMWAAGPAERLSTALPAVQRHIPARTLVFTEPLACARHCLSSAARHADRDLAGVRLGVLGAGVAGVLIAALARTMGLDVVLTNRTSDRRAFLRERGIVDVPIGPMTSVPTGALDVAIVATSFVHPDVLREALRMTAPGGLLLLYGGTAPGDALPGLECDLDAVRRRESIVTTRWQGREVRIAGSYGTVRADFEAALGDLAGPAIAPDRIERMIARQVGLPELPRVLREQTTGRHLGKTLVVP; encoded by the coding sequence ATGAGGGTGGTGCTGGAACCGGGCGGTCCGCGGCTCGACCCCGGTCCGCCCGAACGCCCGCCGGGCGAGCACGCGGTTCGCGTCCGGATCGAACTGGCCGGGGTCTGCCGGTCGGACCTCAAGGAGGTCGCCGGAAGCCGGTACGGAGTGAGCCAGTTCGGGCATGAACTCGTCGGAGTGGTCGAGGAGTCCACCGTCCCGGCCCTCCCGCCGGGGCAGCGGGTCACCCTCGACCCGAACGTCGCGATCGAACGGAGCACCGGCTTCGCCACCACGATGTGGGCAGCCGGACCGGCCGAGCGCCTCAGCACGGCACTGCCGGCCGTGCAGCGTCACATCCCGGCCCGCACCCTGGTCTTCACGGAGCCGCTGGCCTGCGCCCGGCACTGCCTTTCCAGCGCCGCCCGCCACGCGGACCGCGACCTGGCCGGCGTGCGACTCGGCGTGCTCGGCGCGGGAGTCGCCGGCGTGCTCATCGCCGCGCTGGCCCGGACGATGGGTCTCGACGTCGTCCTGACCAACCGGACCTCCGACCGCCGGGCGTTCCTGCGGGAACGAGGGATCGTCGACGTCCCGATCGGCCCGATGACGTCCGTACCGACCGGCGCACTGGACGTCGCCATCGTCGCCACCAGCTTCGTCCACCCCGACGTCCTGCGTGAGGCGCTGCGCATGACCGCGCCGGGCGGCCTGCTCCTGCTCTACGGCGGTACGGCGCCCGGTGACGCGCTTCCGGGGCTGGAGTGCGACCTGGACGCCGTGCGCCGCCGCGAGAGCATCGTCACAACTCGGTGGCAGGGGAGGGAAGTTCGCATCGCGGGCAGCTACGGCACCGTGCGTGCGGACTTCGAGGCGGCCCTCGGGGACCTCGCCGGACCGGCCATCGCACCGGACCGCATCGAGCGGATGATCGCCAGGCAGGTCGGTCTCCCCGAACTGCCCCGTGTCCTCCGGGAGCAGACCACCGGCCGCCACCTCGGAAAGACCCTCGTCGTGCCGTAG
- a CDS encoding HAD family hydrolase, producing MARIRALALDFGDTLARPGPEPDGVTVARILHGLDGTVVPEAFPSAFELVGRRIREEDRAHFTQSAFADLLRRSAQECGAVIPDPTAATEAVFTAVPDAEVDPRAADALRRLHERGLACVLACDTRRPEIVRRRTLEAAGIADCFDALVLSSTLGVRKPNPLFYDAVVSAAGCRPENILFVGDVPAKDAIGPYRFGMRAVLVTSSPRPDDLPESIGVIGHFAELPGYLEHAGEL from the coding sequence ATGGCCAGGATCCGCGCACTGGCGCTGGACTTCGGCGACACCCTGGCCCGCCCGGGCCCGGAGCCGGACGGTGTCACGGTCGCGCGGATCCTGCACGGCCTCGACGGGACCGTCGTGCCGGAGGCCTTCCCCAGCGCGTTCGAGCTGGTCGGCCGCCGGATCCGGGAGGAGGACCGGGCGCACTTCACCCAGAGCGCGTTCGCCGATCTGCTGCGCCGCAGCGCGCAGGAGTGCGGGGCCGTGATCCCGGATCCGACGGCCGCGACCGAGGCCGTGTTCACCGCGGTACCCGACGCCGAGGTGGATCCGAGGGCCGCGGACGCGCTACGCCGACTGCACGAGCGGGGGCTGGCGTGTGTACTGGCCTGCGACACCCGACGCCCCGAGATCGTGCGCCGCCGCACCCTCGAGGCCGCCGGTATCGCGGACTGCTTCGACGCCCTGGTCCTCTCCAGCACCCTCGGAGTCCGCAAGCCGAACCCTCTGTTCTACGACGCCGTGGTGAGCGCGGCCGGCTGCCGGCCCGAGAACATCCTGTTCGTCGGCGACGTCCCGGCCAAGGACGCGATCGGGCCGTACCGGTTCGGCATGCGCGCCGTCCTGGTCACGTCGTCGCCCCGCCCGGACGACCTACCCGAGAGCATCGGCGTGATCGGGCACTTCGCCGAGCTACCCGGGTACCTGGAGCACGCCGGTGAGCTGTGA
- a CDS encoding phosphotransferase, translating to MTGCDWTALPRDVRLAVEAAIGRPVITAEPPRAGTISDFAATLRTEQGDVFCKAVRTANPEAWKHRKEAEVNPLLRGTAPRLEWLIETGGWLLLGFEHLPGRHAELRPGSPDLPLLAAALAALAERLTPAPPVPTQPFAVRLAERRIWRLMAEHDRGLLDAWAVARLEQLVRIETTAPGLVDGDTLSHTDLSAGNLLVDGWTVRAVDWAWPARAAAWTDTASLVLRLIHAGHSPQQAEEWAGAVPAWKKAAPEAITAFAVVIAGVREHRRHLGSAPRLRALAAAGRRWVDYRLHRLPPTP from the coding sequence GTGACCGGATGTGACTGGACGGCGCTGCCGAGGGATGTGCGACTGGCCGTCGAAGCCGCGATCGGCAGGCCGGTGATCACGGCCGAGCCGCCGAGGGCGGGGACGATCTCCGACTTCGCGGCGACGCTCCGCACCGAGCAGGGCGACGTCTTCTGCAAGGCGGTGCGAACGGCGAATCCAGAGGCATGGAAGCACCGGAAGGAGGCCGAGGTGAATCCCCTCCTCCGGGGGACCGCTCCTCGGCTGGAATGGCTGATCGAGACCGGGGGATGGCTGCTGCTCGGGTTCGAGCACCTTCCCGGGCGCCATGCCGAGCTGCGTCCGGGCTCCCCGGACCTGCCGCTGCTGGCGGCCGCCCTCGCCGCCCTCGCCGAACGGCTCACCCCGGCGCCGCCCGTGCCCACGCAGCCGTTCGCGGTGCGACTGGCGGAACGCCGGATCTGGCGCCTGATGGCCGAGCACGACCGAGGCCTACTGGACGCCTGGGCGGTGGCCCGCCTGGAGCAGCTCGTACGGATCGAGACGACGGCGCCCGGCCTGGTCGACGGCGACACGCTGTCCCACACGGATCTGTCAGCCGGCAACCTTCTCGTCGACGGCTGGACGGTCCGGGCCGTCGACTGGGCGTGGCCCGCCCGCGCCGCCGCCTGGACGGACACGGCGTCGCTGGTGCTGCGCCTCATCCACGCAGGACACAGCCCGCAGCAGGCGGAGGAGTGGGCCGGCGCGGTCCCCGCCTGGAAGAAGGCCGCTCCCGAGGCGATCACCGCCTTCGCCGTCGTCATCGCGGGCGTGCGCGAACACCGGCGGCATCTCGGCTCCGCACCGCGCCTGCGCGCCCTGGCAGCCGCAGGGCGACGGTGGGTGGACTACCGGCTCCACCGCCTGCCGCCCACTCCGTAG
- a CDS encoding SpoIIE family protein phosphatase, which translates to MSSHASSRLGHEAAEAVAGRGLDAAAQILRSAPERLGAYIGGLYLLSEERELLELAMTLGAARQFSRPWQRIGLTAPIPVVEAARSGRVVWVGGAEEMARRYPRVAVAMPYAFCLAAVPLVARGTTYGTVFLIWPATHPTELSPREREGLEEFGLDLAEVLAEAAGAGRPIRAGPRPAVAEDRSADPLTALAARLPEGVCGIDLDGRLAAVTPTAAELLGEPAERLLGSRPWAALPWLRDPVYEYHYRAAVVSGQTTSFVALCPPDRWLSFQLFPDSSGVTVRIVAADAALLDGQTEKPAEHAVHTRPGALYHLLHLASALTEAITVQDVVTMVSEQILPAFGGQAVAVLMAEGGRLRIAGHRGYPPGLVDQFDGTPLTESTPGVQASTNAVPAFFETRAELERLYPERHETQDGMAAWAYLPLVTSRRLIGTCVLAFAEPHRFDVEERAVLTSLGGLIAQALDRARLYDTKLVLAHGLQESLLPHALPVVPSLEISARYLPCTEGMDVGGDFYDLIRVGPDTVAVVIGDIQGHNVNAAALMGQVRTAVRAFAAADADPSTVLARTNRLLVDLDTALLASCTYLCIDLARREARLATAGHPVPLLYGPDGRAAAVEPVIGMVLNVDPAAEYPQIRVDLPIGSTLVLYTDGLVDTPGADLDQALADLTATLARHGGEPLDRLADALIGQAGHAEYRTDDVALLLVRSVPR; encoded by the coding sequence ATGTCATCGCATGCGTCGTCGCGGCTCGGACACGAGGCCGCCGAGGCGGTGGCAGGGCGCGGTCTCGACGCGGCGGCGCAGATCCTGCGGTCGGCGCCGGAGCGGCTCGGCGCGTACATCGGCGGCCTCTACCTGCTGTCGGAGGAGCGGGAGCTGCTCGAACTGGCCATGACGCTCGGGGCCGCCCGGCAGTTCAGCAGGCCGTGGCAGCGCATCGGCCTGACCGCGCCGATCCCGGTGGTCGAAGCGGCGCGCAGCGGCCGGGTCGTGTGGGTGGGCGGCGCGGAGGAGATGGCGCGCCGGTACCCGCGGGTCGCGGTCGCCATGCCGTACGCGTTCTGCCTCGCGGCCGTTCCGCTCGTCGCGCGGGGGACGACGTACGGAACCGTCTTCCTGATCTGGCCCGCCACGCATCCCACCGAACTGTCGCCCCGTGAACGCGAGGGGCTCGAGGAGTTCGGCCTGGACCTGGCCGAGGTGCTGGCGGAGGCGGCAGGGGCGGGCCGTCCGATCCGGGCCGGCCCGCGCCCGGCCGTGGCGGAGGACCGTTCCGCCGACCCCCTCACCGCGCTGGCGGCACGACTGCCGGAGGGCGTGTGCGGCATCGACCTGGACGGCCGGCTGGCCGCAGTGACGCCGACCGCCGCCGAGCTGCTCGGCGAGCCGGCGGAGCGACTGCTGGGCTCACGGCCGTGGGCCGCGCTGCCGTGGCTGCGTGATCCGGTGTACGAGTACCACTACCGGGCGGCTGTGGTCAGCGGGCAGACCACGTCCTTCGTCGCCCTGTGCCCGCCCGACCGGTGGCTGTCGTTCCAGCTCTTCCCGGATTCCTCCGGCGTCACCGTGCGGATCGTCGCCGCCGATGCCGCCCTGCTCGACGGGCAGACCGAGAAGCCGGCCGAGCACGCGGTGCACACGCGGCCCGGAGCGCTGTACCACCTCCTCCACCTCGCCAGCGCGCTGACCGAGGCCATCACCGTGCAGGACGTGGTGACCATGGTCTCCGAGCAGATCCTGCCGGCCTTCGGCGGGCAGGCCGTCGCGGTCCTGATGGCCGAGGGCGGCCGGCTGCGCATCGCGGGCCACCGCGGCTATCCGCCCGGCCTGGTCGACCAGTTCGACGGCACCCCGCTCACGGAGTCCACGCCCGGCGTCCAGGCGTCGACCAATGCCGTGCCGGCGTTCTTCGAGACCCGCGCGGAGCTGGAGCGGCTGTATCCGGAGCGCCACGAGACCCAGGACGGGATGGCCGCCTGGGCGTACCTGCCGCTGGTGACCTCGCGCCGGCTGATCGGCACCTGCGTACTCGCGTTCGCCGAGCCGCACCGCTTCGACGTCGAGGAGCGCGCCGTCCTCACCTCGCTCGGCGGTCTGATCGCCCAGGCCCTGGACCGCGCCCGGCTCTACGACACCAAGCTCGTCCTCGCCCACGGTCTCCAGGAGAGCCTGCTGCCCCACGCGCTGCCCGTCGTCCCGAGCCTGGAGATCAGCGCCCGGTACCTGCCGTGCACCGAGGGCATGGACGTCGGAGGAGACTTCTACGACCTCATCCGCGTCGGCCCCGACACCGTGGCCGTCGTCATCGGCGACATCCAGGGCCACAACGTCAACGCCGCCGCGCTGATGGGCCAGGTCCGCACCGCCGTGCGTGCCTTCGCGGCGGCCGACGCGGATCCGAGCACCGTGCTGGCCCGCACCAACCGTCTGCTGGTCGACCTGGACACGGCCCTGCTGGCCAGCTGCACCTACCTCTGCATCGATCTCGCCCGCCGCGAGGCCCGGCTGGCCACGGCCGGGCACCCCGTGCCGCTGCTGTACGGCCCGGACGGCCGGGCGGCGGCGGTGGAGCCGGTCATCGGCATGGTCCTGAACGTCGACCCCGCCGCCGAGTACCCGCAGATCCGCGTCGACCTGCCGATCGGCAGCACCCTCGTCCTGTACACCGACGGCCTCGTCGACACGCCCGGCGCCGACCTCGACCAGGCGCTGGCCGACCTCACCGCCACGCTCGCCCGTCACGGCGGCGAACCGCTCGACCGGCTGGCCGACGCGCTCATCGGGCAGGCCGGGCACGCGGAGTACCGCACCGACGACGTCGCGCTGCTGCTGGTGCGGTCCGTACCCCGGTGA
- a CDS encoding SpoIIE family protein phosphatase produces MARTPLLAVRGVSKRFGAVQALSDVGLDVGEGEVVALVGDNGAGKSTLVKVVSGVTPPDSGVIEWEGRCVDLRRPVDAQNLGIATVHQDLSLCDNLDTVANLFLGRELRRFGILDEVEMERRCHRLLSALSIRIPSLRVPVGALSGGQRQIIAIARAMIGEPRVVVLDEPTAALGVGETALVLELVERLRAQRLGVLVVSHDLENVRAVADRVVVLRLGRNSGFFDTKYATHEQIVAAVTGDHSMAVTLQQSLLPRGLPEQNALDVAYRYLPARSGVGGDWFDVIPLSGTRVALVVGDIVGHGVHAAATMGRLRTAVHNFSMLDLPPDDLLAHLDELVNRIDKDDTTGRSDPGITGATCLYAIYDPVSRRCELARAGHLPPALVAPDGTVEFLDLPAGPPLGVGGLPFETTQLQVPEGGRLVLYTNGLVEDRRRDIDCGLELLRDTLTDTDRTPEETCDAVFDVLLPVSSTDDAVLLVARTRALSAGQVAQWDVPLDPAAVAGIRASAGLKLAQWQLEDLAFTTELILSELITNAIRYGSGPVSVRLIRDRTLICEVSDTSSTAPHLRYAEATDEGGRGLFLVAQLSERWGTRYTPACKIIWAEQPL; encoded by the coding sequence GTGGCACGCACGCCCCTGCTGGCCGTACGCGGCGTCTCCAAGCGGTTCGGCGCCGTACAGGCGCTGAGCGACGTCGGACTCGACGTCGGCGAGGGTGAGGTCGTCGCGCTGGTCGGGGACAACGGTGCAGGCAAGTCCACCCTGGTCAAGGTCGTCTCCGGGGTGACCCCGCCGGACAGCGGGGTGATCGAGTGGGAGGGCCGGTGCGTCGACCTCCGCAGACCGGTGGACGCCCAGAACCTCGGCATCGCCACCGTCCACCAGGACCTGTCGCTGTGCGACAACCTCGACACGGTCGCCAATCTCTTCCTCGGCCGTGAGCTGCGCAGGTTCGGCATCCTGGACGAGGTCGAGATGGAGCGGCGCTGCCACAGACTGCTGAGCGCCCTGTCCATCCGGATCCCCAGCCTGCGCGTCCCGGTCGGCGCGCTCTCCGGCGGCCAGCGACAGATCATCGCCATCGCGCGCGCGATGATCGGCGAGCCGCGGGTCGTGGTCCTGGACGAGCCCACCGCCGCCCTCGGGGTCGGGGAGACCGCGTTGGTCCTGGAACTGGTCGAGCGCCTGCGGGCCCAGCGGCTCGGCGTGCTGGTGGTCAGCCACGACCTGGAGAACGTCCGGGCGGTCGCCGACCGAGTGGTGGTGCTGCGGCTCGGACGCAACAGCGGCTTCTTCGACACGAAGTACGCCACCCATGAGCAGATCGTCGCGGCCGTCACGGGCGACCACAGCATGGCCGTGACCCTGCAGCAGAGCCTGCTGCCCCGCGGGCTGCCCGAGCAGAACGCCCTGGACGTCGCCTACCGCTACCTGCCGGCGCGGTCGGGCGTCGGCGGGGACTGGTTCGACGTCATCCCGCTGTCCGGCACCCGCGTCGCGCTGGTCGTGGGGGACATCGTCGGGCACGGCGTGCACGCGGCCGCCACGATGGGCCGTCTCAGGACGGCGGTGCACAACTTCTCCATGCTGGACCTGCCTCCCGACGATCTCCTGGCCCACCTCGACGAGCTGGTCAACCGCATCGACAAGGACGACACGACCGGGCGCAGCGACCCCGGGATCACCGGAGCCACCTGCCTGTACGCGATCTACGATCCGGTGTCGAGGCGCTGCGAGCTGGCGCGGGCCGGCCACCTCCCGCCCGCGCTCGTGGCGCCGGACGGCACGGTGGAGTTCCTCGACCTGCCGGCCGGCCCACCGCTCGGCGTGGGCGGCCTGCCGTTCGAGACCACGCAGCTACAGGTGCCCGAGGGCGGCCGGCTGGTCCTGTACACCAACGGCCTCGTCGAGGACCGCCGCCGGGACATCGACTGCGGGCTGGAACTCCTGCGCGACACCCTGACCGACACCGACCGCACGCCCGAGGAGACCTGCGACGCGGTGTTCGACGTGTTGCTGCCCGTGAGCTCCACGGACGACGCGGTCCTGCTCGTGGCGCGCACCCGCGCGTTGTCGGCCGGGCAGGTCGCCCAGTGGGACGTCCCGCTGGATCCGGCCGCCGTGGCCGGGATCCGGGCCTCGGCCGGCCTGAAGCTGGCGCAGTGGCAGCTGGAGGACCTGGCGTTCACCACGGAGCTGATCCTCAGCGAGCTGATCACCAACGCGATCCGCTACGGCAGTGGACCGGTCAGCGTCCGTCTCATCCGGGACCGCACGCTGATCTGCGAGGTCTCGGACACCAGCAGCACCGCCCCGCACCTGCGCTACGCCGAGGCCACGGACGAGGGCGGACGCGGACTGTTCCTCGTCGCCCAGCTCTCCGAGCGCTGGGGTACCCGCTACACCCCCGCCTGCAAGATCATCTGGGCCGAGCAGCCGCTCTGA